In Sphingobacterium sp. PCS056, the following proteins share a genomic window:
- the pncB gene encoding nicotinate phosphoribosyltransferase, whose amino-acid sequence MAQLTSILDNDFYKFTMQYAVVKLFPKAKARYQFINRGQHKYPPGFDQKLREAIDAMAKLKLTKAEKTFFAQNCPYIDPTYFDFLQGYRYDPEEITIIQNGDDLEVKIEGYWYRTILWEVPVMSLICELYYEVTEQERLSDEQVITDARNKIEKYKKLAITIADFGTRRRHSYHVHKLVVETLKKYGAGTFIGTSNVHLAMQYQTKPIGTHAHEWFMFHAAKYGFKMANLLGLEHWADVYRGDLGIALSDTYTTEVFFRQFDKKLTKLFDGVRHDSGDPIEFAEKIISHYVNKGIDPLSKTIIFSDGLDYEKVAHITQYCKGKIGHSFGVGTNLTNDVGLKQMNIVIKMTETQPEDDEWTQVIKLSDEPKKNTGDPATIKLAKQILMIHD is encoded by the coding sequence ATGGCTCAACTTACATCTATACTAGATAACGATTTTTACAAGTTCACGATGCAATATGCTGTTGTCAAGCTCTTTCCCAAAGCAAAGGCTCGATATCAATTTATAAATCGTGGACAGCATAAATATCCTCCAGGATTTGATCAAAAATTAAGAGAAGCAATTGACGCAATGGCAAAATTAAAATTGACCAAAGCTGAAAAAACATTTTTTGCGCAAAACTGTCCCTACATCGATCCAACTTATTTTGACTTTTTACAAGGCTATCGGTATGATCCTGAAGAGATCACTATTATCCAGAATGGTGATGATTTAGAAGTTAAAATTGAGGGATACTGGTATCGTACCATCCTATGGGAAGTTCCTGTTATGTCTTTAATATGTGAGCTTTACTATGAAGTCACGGAACAGGAGCGCTTATCAGATGAACAGGTAATCACTGATGCTAGAAATAAAATTGAGAAATATAAAAAGTTGGCCATCACGATTGCAGATTTTGGTACAAGAAGACGACATTCGTATCATGTACATAAACTTGTTGTGGAAACTTTAAAAAAATATGGCGCCGGTACCTTCATCGGAACAAGTAACGTACACCTTGCTATGCAATATCAAACTAAACCAATCGGCACGCATGCGCATGAATGGTTTATGTTTCATGCTGCTAAATATGGATTCAAAATGGCAAATTTACTAGGCTTAGAGCATTGGGCTGATGTGTATCGAGGTGATTTAGGAATTGCATTATCCGATACCTATACAACAGAAGTATTCTTTAGACAATTTGACAAGAAACTTACGAAACTATTTGATGGGGTAAGACATGATAGTGGAGATCCAATAGAATTTGCCGAGAAAATCATTTCTCATTATGTCAATAAGGGAATCGATCCTTTATCAAAAACCATTATTTTTTCCGACGGATTAGATTATGAAAAAGTCGCTCATATTACACAATATTGCAAAGGAAAGATTGGGCATTCATTTGGAGTTGGAACAAATTTAACTAACGATGTGGGATTAAAACAAATGAACATCGTGATTAAGATGACTGAAACTCAGCCCGAGGATGATGAATGGACTCAGGTCATAAAACTATCTGATGAACCTAAAAAAAACACAGGAGACCCCGCTACGATCAAATTGGCAAAACAAATATTAATGATACATGACTAG
- a CDS encoding class I SAM-dependent methyltransferase gives MTRDIYGEALNDYYLHQKEIAPLLLHSSYGDIEEMPVDIFFRDQEEIPELEFIALSLCDGRVLDVGAGAGCHTLYLQDKNFDVEALEISNIACQIMQQRGVQKIHHNDFYQFKGEQYDTLLFLMNGIGLAGDIDGFKKLLLHAESLLTSRGQLIFDTSNIDYLYEEYKIKRPEHYFGEINYQYQYQGNFGEKFKWLYLDQKMLINIAHELNWVVQILFEDEHDQYLVRMEKRK, from the coding sequence ATGACTAGAGATATATACGGCGAAGCCTTAAATGATTATTACCTCCACCAAAAAGAGATAGCTCCTCTACTTTTACATAGTAGTTATGGAGATATTGAAGAAATGCCGGTAGATATATTTTTTCGTGACCAAGAAGAAATCCCTGAATTAGAATTTATCGCACTTTCTCTATGTGACGGTCGTGTTTTGGATGTTGGTGCTGGTGCCGGTTGTCACACCTTATATTTACAAGACAAAAACTTTGATGTTGAGGCTTTAGAAATATCGAATATTGCATGTCAAATCATGCAGCAACGGGGTGTTCAAAAAATTCATCATAACGACTTTTATCAATTTAAAGGTGAACAATATGACACACTGCTATTCTTGATGAATGGGATTGGACTGGCTGGAGATATTGACGGATTTAAAAAATTATTACTTCATGCTGAATCATTATTGACTTCAAGAGGTCAACTTATTTTTGATACTTCAAATATTGATTATCTTTATGAAGAGTATAAAATAAAGCGTCCAGAACATTATTTTGGAGAAATTAATTACCAATATCAATATCAAGGCAATTTTGGAGAGAAATTTAAGTGGTTATATCTGGACCAAAAAATGCTCATTAACATTGCTCATGAATTGAACTGGGTTGTTCAAATTTTATTTGAAGATGAGCATGACCAATATTTAGTTCGAATGGAAAAAAGAAAATAG
- a CDS encoding TIGR03364 family FAD-dependent oxidoreductase: MDSNKYDLIVVGGGILGTFHAYHALLKGLRVLQLEKDNYPVSSTVRNFGQVVPSGMAGRWFDYGVRGLEIYKSIQNEMDISVRNNGSMYIASDPDEVQLLHELSAHYQLVDYDHELWSKEQVLQAYPMMHASYVKEAIIFKQEVSVEPDLMIHRLHHYMQSKFDQYTLKYNKTVIACEDKADTVNVTSSDHEVFYTDKVIICNGYEFKILYRSLFENSGLTISKLQMMRTKPLKSMHLPGNILTGLTIRRYESFEAYCPSFHQVVVPEHYHELRKQGIHILFKQAVDGSIIIGDSHEYASGSQLDELGFSIHATINDLMLNEANRILPVDHTMIASSWAGFYAQHDDEILELDISDRIHVRTGIGGKGMTASAGYAEASIAKIFG; the protein is encoded by the coding sequence ATGGATTCAAATAAATACGATCTAATTGTTGTCGGAGGTGGTATTCTAGGCACATTTCATGCTTATCATGCATTATTAAAAGGATTACGTGTTTTGCAATTAGAGAAGGATAATTATCCCGTCAGTTCAACAGTGCGAAATTTTGGACAAGTTGTACCTTCTGGAATGGCTGGACGATGGTTTGATTATGGTGTTAGAGGCTTGGAAATCTACAAATCCATACAAAATGAAATGGATATCTCTGTCCGTAATAATGGCAGTATGTACATTGCTTCCGATCCGGATGAAGTTCAGCTGTTACATGAATTAAGTGCACATTACCAACTTGTTGATTATGACCATGAACTATGGTCCAAAGAACAAGTATTGCAAGCTTATCCAATGATGCATGCCTCTTATGTCAAAGAGGCCATTATTTTTAAACAGGAAGTAAGCGTAGAACCAGATTTAATGATCCATCGTTTACATCACTATATGCAAAGTAAGTTTGATCAATATACTTTAAAATATAATAAGACAGTGATAGCTTGTGAAGATAAAGCCGATACTGTCAACGTGACGAGTAGTGACCATGAAGTATTCTACACAGATAAGGTTATTATATGTAACGGGTATGAATTTAAAATTCTATACCGATCACTCTTTGAAAATAGTGGTTTGACGATTAGTAAATTGCAAATGATGCGTACCAAACCGCTGAAATCGATGCATTTGCCTGGTAACATTTTAACAGGACTTACGATACGCCGCTATGAGAGTTTTGAAGCCTATTGTCCTTCTTTCCACCAAGTAGTCGTGCCTGAGCATTATCATGAATTACGTAAGCAAGGTATTCACATTTTATTTAAACAAGCAGTGGATGGCAGCATTATCATTGGCGATTCACATGAATATGCTAGCGGAAGTCAATTAGATGAACTCGGTTTTTCTATTCACGCTACTATTAACGATTTGATGCTGAATGAGGCAAATCGTATTCTTCCTGTTGATCATACGATGATTGCAAGTTCTTGGGCTGGATTTTATGCACAGCATGACGATGAAATATTAGAATTGGATATCAGTGATCGTATACATGTACGTACAGGCATCGGGGGAAAGGGTATGACAGCAAGTGCTGGTTACGCTGAAGCTAGTATAGCTAAGATATTTGGATAA
- a CDS encoding DUF5690 family protein → MMGLSDKFKNRINQLDEKSVAVLLAVTAFLCYTCMYSFRKSFTAASFDDETIWGINYKVCLVITQMIGYMISKFYGIKFIAESKHKNRGRYLILLISISWISLLAFACCPRPWNVIFLLLNGFPLGMVWGLVFSYLEGRRYTEIMGAVMAVSLIFASGLIKTTGRWLMLTFPINEYWMPFCTGFLFLLPFIGCVWLLENAPDPTEQDKLLRTERIAMDSTSRKEFFKMFKPGIILTVFIYTMLTIIRDVRDNFEIEIWEMLHIKGTGIFAKVDGIIAMIVLIWVALLIVVKDNLKAFKLIHIMIIAGFFIAGGSTYLFNYQYIDGLSWMLMVGLGLYLAYIPYNAIFFERMIATYKMKSNIGFVMYLADSIGYLGSFLVLINKELLPNSVTWGSYFIQLVFLTSIIGGGLSLVSLCYFVRKKEGIDKKEQNPIKPWNASNSDVQVS, encoded by the coding sequence ATGATGGGATTATCAGATAAATTTAAAAACCGTATTAATCAACTGGATGAAAAATCTGTAGCTGTTCTCTTGGCTGTTACAGCATTTCTATGTTACACGTGTATGTATTCTTTTAGAAAATCCTTTACAGCAGCTTCATTTGATGATGAGACGATATGGGGTATCAATTATAAAGTTTGTTTGGTGATTACTCAAATGATTGGCTACATGATTTCTAAGTTTTATGGTATTAAATTTATAGCTGAGAGTAAGCATAAGAATCGGGGACGCTATTTGATTCTACTCATTAGTATTTCGTGGATTAGTTTACTGGCATTTGCCTGTTGCCCACGTCCTTGGAATGTTATTTTTCTCTTATTAAATGGATTTCCTTTGGGTATGGTATGGGGTTTGGTTTTTAGTTACCTAGAAGGTCGTCGCTATACAGAGATCATGGGGGCTGTGATGGCTGTTAGTTTGATTTTTGCATCAGGTCTTATAAAGACTACTGGACGTTGGCTTATGCTTACTTTTCCAATCAATGAATATTGGATGCCTTTCTGTACAGGATTTTTATTCTTATTACCATTTATAGGATGTGTCTGGTTATTGGAAAATGCACCGGACCCAACTGAGCAAGATAAATTACTCCGTACCGAGCGAATTGCTATGGATAGTACAAGTCGAAAAGAATTTTTTAAAATGTTTAAACCAGGTATTATACTGACTGTTTTTATTTATACCATGCTGACCATCATCAGGGATGTACGTGACAATTTCGAAATCGAAATTTGGGAAATGTTACATATAAAAGGTACTGGTATTTTCGCAAAAGTTGACGGTATCATCGCTATGATTGTCTTGATATGGGTTGCTTTGTTAATCGTTGTTAAAGATAATTTAAAAGCATTTAAACTGATTCATATCATGATTATAGCGGGATTTTTTATAGCAGGTGGTTCGACTTACTTATTCAACTATCAATATATCGATGGTCTGAGTTGGATGTTGATGGTCGGTTTGGGTCTATACTTAGCTTATATTCCTTATAACGCCATATTTTTTGAAAGAATGATTGCTACTTATAAAATGAAAAGCAATATTGGATTTGTCATGTATCTAGCAGATTCAATTGGTTATTTGGGAAGTTTTTTAGTTTTGATCAATAAAGAACTATTACCCAATTCAGTCACATGGGGGAGCTATTTTATACAATTAGTTTTCCTTACTTCAATAATAGGGGGTGGACTATCTTTGGTATCATTATGCTACTTCGTTCGTAAAAAAGAGGGTATCGATAAAAAAGAACAAAATCCTATAAAACCCTGGAATGCTAGTAATAGTGATGTTCAAGTAAGTTAA
- a CDS encoding helix-turn-helix domain-containing protein has translation MEDNTIFRISNKIKEIRKINGVTIQELAVKAGVSKGLISQIENNRTVPSLFVLINIINALEVDLNEFFKDFNSDNALGPIIVKKKDSYVEFEKEQAIGFHYKRIFTSSIDSSTLDIVLLELQPDAKRPMVQTEAFEYKYILSGQVEYVFKDQVIVLDEGDSIFFNGRLSHTPRNIGKEKAIMLIVYFFEQHKK, from the coding sequence ATGGAAGATAATACGATATTTAGGATCAGTAATAAAATTAAGGAAATCCGTAAGATTAACGGAGTGACTATTCAAGAATTAGCGGTTAAAGCCGGAGTCAGCAAAGGATTGATTTCTCAAATTGAAAACAATAGAACTGTGCCTTCATTGTTTGTCTTGATTAATATTATCAATGCGCTTGAAGTTGATTTAAATGAATTTTTTAAAGATTTTAATTCGGACAATGCCTTAGGTCCTATTATTGTAAAAAAGAAAGATAGTTATGTTGAGTTTGAAAAAGAACAAGCTATAGGATTTCACTATAAACGTATATTTACTTCATCCATTGATAGTTCAACACTGGATATTGTCTTACTCGAATTACAACCAGATGCCAAAAGACCAATGGTACAGACTGAGGCATTTGAATATAAATATATACTTAGTGGTCAAGTAGAATATGTTTTTAAAGATCAGGTGATCGTACTTGATGAAGGCGATTCTATATTTTTTAACGGAAGGCTATCACATACACCTAGAAATATAGGGAAGGAAAAAGCGATCATGTTAATCGTTTATTTTTTTGAACAGCATAAAAAATAG
- a CDS encoding PQQ-binding-like beta-propeller repeat protein codes for MKRTYYLLTILLTISMSIVHAQYRGQVFVDANGNGKFDDNETTLSGVVVSDGYQVVQTNGRGKFELPVTSDARFVFVTSPSGYKYSKTHFLKINSEREDYSIGLMKDNTQNPDSLNFIQITDTETALYGSWIENVRKYAVNQKSSLIMHTGDICYEPGMRFHAQQVNSQLMGLPVYYAVGNHDLVKGEYGEKLFEDLFGPTYYSFDAGPAHFVVTPMWGGDYQPSYTRDQVIAWLKKDLELKDKNKPVIFINHDFDIGPDFILNGKTSKIDLKEYNLKAWLFGHWHNNYSFVNKNNGVRVISTNAPNKGGIDHAVGQFLEIKVTKEGVRDVSSKYTNLNNHIQLLDPTLQTHTKDLISFRAQIYDSNRTIKSVHIRVLNDKGNQILFVPLKAISDWTWESAPIMKVVNKSFIVYVEVDYKDGTQAIKKQSFGKDINRQDFRLNWISNLGGNSWKVSPVVADGLIIGGTFDDGGNGRSTIVALDEKSGKKVWSFSTVNSIKQKLRFQDGIVVGTDVSGNAYALEAKTGKLIWEKALSQGSLPSYVTAGAIYEGVYYTGYGSYLTALDLQTGQEIWKNKDWNGGEAMPGEMTITQDQLFTGANWNSLFAHDRKTGKLIWKKNEDGLRFRSSGVAVVGQEIYVTGLNTVFVLDKLTGQILRKKMFDYDFKVMATPVVSHQQLILSTSDKGIVALDKSTLEERWNFLTGEALIYTSSYSTPDQNKLVATVEAAVQQSGSDLVFGASDGYLYRLGEEGNLKGKINLGVPILAEVLIKDNLLYVMDFAGNVYCFEN; via the coding sequence ATGAAAAGAACCTACTATCTATTGACAATATTATTGACCATAAGTATGAGTATTGTCCATGCGCAATATCGGGGTCAAGTTTTTGTTGATGCAAATGGAAATGGCAAATTTGACGATAATGAAACTACTCTTTCAGGTGTCGTGGTTTCAGATGGTTACCAAGTTGTGCAGACTAATGGTAGGGGAAAATTTGAATTGCCTGTAACTTCTGATGCTCGATTTGTGTTTGTAACGTCTCCTAGCGGATATAAGTATTCAAAAACTCATTTTTTGAAAATTAATTCCGAACGTGAGGATTACTCAATTGGATTGATGAAAGACAATACGCAAAATCCTGATTCTCTCAATTTCATTCAAATCACGGATACCGAGACAGCTTTATATGGTTCGTGGATAGAGAATGTACGAAAGTATGCTGTGAACCAAAAAAGTTCTCTGATCATGCATACAGGAGATATTTGTTATGAACCAGGTATGCGCTTCCATGCTCAACAAGTCAATAGTCAACTCATGGGTTTACCTGTTTATTATGCTGTTGGCAACCATGATCTTGTAAAAGGAGAATACGGTGAAAAATTGTTTGAAGATTTATTTGGTCCAACGTATTATTCTTTTGATGCCGGTCCTGCTCATTTTGTCGTGACACCGATGTGGGGTGGTGATTACCAGCCCAGCTATACAAGAGATCAAGTGATAGCATGGCTAAAGAAGGATTTGGAATTGAAAGATAAAAATAAGCCAGTTATATTTATAAATCATGATTTTGATATAGGTCCAGATTTTATTCTAAATGGAAAAACATCCAAAATTGATCTTAAAGAGTATAATCTTAAGGCTTGGTTATTTGGTCACTGGCATAATAATTACTCTTTTGTTAATAAGAATAATGGTGTTCGTGTAATTTCGACAAATGCACCTAATAAAGGAGGTATAGATCATGCTGTTGGGCAGTTTTTAGAGATTAAAGTAACCAAAGAAGGTGTAAGAGATGTTTCTTCAAAATATACCAATTTGAATAACCATATTCAACTCTTAGATCCGACTTTACAAACTCACACAAAAGATTTGATTTCTTTTCGAGCTCAAATATATGATAGCAATCGTACAATAAAATCTGTCCATATCCGAGTTCTTAATGATAAAGGAAATCAAATCTTGTTTGTACCATTAAAAGCAATTTCAGATTGGACTTGGGAATCAGCACCAATTATGAAAGTTGTCAATAAATCTTTTATTGTATATGTAGAAGTTGACTATAAAGATGGTACACAAGCTATTAAAAAGCAAAGTTTTGGAAAAGATATTAACAGACAAGATTTTCGACTTAATTGGATTAGTAATTTAGGCGGTAACAGTTGGAAAGTAAGTCCTGTTGTAGCAGATGGTCTTATTATTGGCGGTACTTTTGACGATGGAGGGAATGGAAGATCTACTATAGTAGCATTGGACGAAAAGTCTGGGAAGAAAGTATGGTCATTTTCGACAGTCAATTCTATTAAGCAAAAACTTCGTTTTCAGGATGGGATTGTTGTCGGTACTGATGTCTCAGGTAATGCTTATGCTCTGGAAGCGAAGACTGGTAAATTAATTTGGGAAAAGGCTTTGAGTCAAGGGAGTTTACCAAGTTATGTAACTGCAGGAGCTATTTATGAAGGAGTTTACTACACCGGTTATGGATCATATTTAACTGCATTAGATTTACAAACGGGTCAGGAAATATGGAAAAATAAAGACTGGAATGGTGGAGAGGCAATGCCAGGCGAGATGACCATTACCCAAGATCAGTTGTTTACTGGTGCTAATTGGAATAGTCTGTTTGCCCATGATAGAAAAACTGGAAAATTAATTTGGAAGAAGAATGAAGATGGTCTACGTTTTAGAAGCTCCGGTGTTGCAGTTGTTGGTCAAGAAATTTATGTAACAGGATTAAACACTGTCTTTGTATTGGATAAGTTAACGGGTCAGATATTACGTAAAAAAATGTTTGATTATGATTTTAAAGTGATGGCAACACCTGTAGTAAGTCATCAACAATTAATATTGTCTACTTCCGATAAGGGAATTGTTGCATTAGACAAGAGTACTTTAGAAGAAAGATGGAATTTTCTTACTGGTGAAGCACTTATCTATACTTCTTCATATAGTACACCTGATCAAAATAAACTCGTTGCAACAGTTGAAGCTGCAGTACAGCAAAGTGGATCTGACTTGGTGTTTGGAGCATCAGATGGTTACTTATATCGTTTAGGTGAGGAAGGGAATTTAAAAGGAAAAATTAATTTAGGTGTTCCAATTTTGGCTGAGGTACTTATAAAAGACAATTTGCTATATGTGATGGATTTTGCTGGAAATGTCTACTGTTTCGAAAATTAA
- a CDS encoding glycoside hydrolase family 16 protein translates to MSIVFITSCQVSNRLKTHPHVYIQHEGHEAKKWKLIWEDQFNGTSIDTTKWSKIPAGEADWNRHMSMDTACFAMEDGKLILKGINNPDSSRDSRPFLTGGIWSKGKFAFQYGRIEIRAKLGYAQGAWPAIWMLAELDKYGKYPKNGEIDIMEHLNHDSIIYQTTHSYYTLDLGRKNSPPHSGTANIVAGKYHVYGISWYPDRIVFQLDGKDTFSYPRMTELDQSQWPYDQPFFLLIDQQLGGNWVGKVDSKQLPVEMLIDWVKVYQ, encoded by the coding sequence ATGAGCATTGTATTCATTACTTCATGTCAAGTTAGCAATCGTTTAAAAACACATCCACATGTGTATATACAACATGAGGGGCATGAAGCAAAAAAATGGAAATTGATTTGGGAAGATCAATTTAATGGCACTTCTATAGATACGACAAAATGGAGTAAAATCCCTGCAGGCGAGGCTGATTGGAATCGACATATGAGTATGGATACTGCCTGTTTTGCAATGGAAGATGGTAAACTGATTTTGAAGGGTATTAATAATCCCGATTCATCCAGAGATTCCCGTCCTTTTTTAACAGGTGGTATTTGGAGTAAAGGAAAGTTTGCCTTTCAATATGGTCGAATTGAAATACGCGCTAAGCTTGGCTATGCACAAGGAGCATGGCCAGCAATTTGGATGCTTGCTGAATTAGATAAATATGGAAAGTATCCTAAAAATGGAGAGATTGATATTATGGAACATCTTAATCATGATTCGATTATCTATCAGACAACTCATTCCTATTATACTTTGGATCTCGGAAGAAAAAATAGCCCACCACATTCCGGAACTGCAAATATTGTCGCTGGAAAATATCATGTTTATGGTATCAGCTGGTATCCAGATCGTATTGTGTTTCAGTTAGATGGAAAAGATACATTTTCATATCCTAGAATGACTGAATTAGATCAATCACAATGGCCCTATGATCAACCTTTCTTTTTATTAATAGATCAACAATTAGGAGGTAATTGGGTGGGGAAAGTAGATTCGAAACAATTACCCGTGGAAATGCTGATTGATTGGGTGAAAGTATATCAATAA
- a CDS encoding alkaline phosphatase has product MKKCFIFLISFFLVQAFIFAQTRKIKHVVLVGFDGFGAYAIPKAEMPNVKQMMQTGSYSLHVRTVLPSSSAVNWASMLMGAGPTMHGYTEWGSQKPEIPSIRTTANGLFPSLFNAIASKNPKATFAVIHSWPGIGYLIDKKVVQQVYNMEDNEEKTLEKAIEVIKKDKPTLTFIHFDQPDGVGHQIGHNTPEYFAELKNVDKGIGQLQQAVKDAGIEKETIFVIAADHGGIDKGHGGKTLAEVEIPFIMTGPGVPQGKKVEESMVIYDIAPTLTWLLGASQLGVWRGKPIKSFQK; this is encoded by the coding sequence ATGAAAAAATGCTTTATTTTTTTAATCTCATTTTTCCTGGTACAGGCATTTATTTTTGCTCAAACAAGGAAAATAAAACATGTTGTTCTAGTAGGATTTGATGGATTTGGCGCTTATGCAATTCCAAAGGCAGAGATGCCAAATGTGAAGCAGATGATGCAAACCGGAAGTTACAGCCTACATGTAAGAACCGTTTTGCCGTCATCTAGTGCAGTTAACTGGGCATCCATGCTGATGGGAGCTGGTCCAACCATGCATGGTTATACAGAATGGGGAAGTCAGAAACCTGAAATCCCTTCTATAAGGACAACAGCGAACGGACTTTTTCCATCTCTATTTAATGCCATTGCGTCCAAAAATCCTAAAGCAACATTTGCTGTTATACACAGTTGGCCAGGAATTGGTTATCTAATCGATAAAAAGGTTGTTCAACAAGTATATAATATGGAAGATAATGAAGAAAAGACTTTAGAAAAAGCTATAGAAGTTATCAAAAAGGATAAGCCGACTTTGACATTTATACATTTTGATCAGCCAGATGGTGTAGGTCACCAAATAGGGCATAATACACCTGAATATTTTGCAGAATTAAAAAATGTTGATAAAGGGATTGGACAATTACAGCAAGCAGTGAAAGATGCTGGTATAGAAAAAGAAACTATATTTGTTATCGCAGCCGATCACGGGGGAATCGATAAAGGTCACGGTGGAAAAACATTAGCAGAAGTAGAAATACCATTTATTATGACAGGACCAGGAGTTCCGCAGGGCAAAAAAGTTGAAGAATCTATGGTAATTTACGATATTGCACCTACTTTAACTTGGTTACTGGGAGCATCTCAATTAGGAGTATGGAGAGGTAAACCTATTAAATCATTTCAAAAATAA
- a CDS encoding PDZ domain-containing protein, producing the protein MMNFLLDTGVKETMVFGKSLGVVDSTIFKNKFQGFGSSGGIDGILAINNHLRIAKRMEDIDHPIFILDNEHIDISSRIGVEVNGILGSRFFSDHRIEFDFLKKRITVFPNKTTPKSWSNLKTLAIEIIGSRPFVKISVQQDNLEISGKALIDMGNSDAVLLLKNRLKDYEIRPPFISDYIGQGFNGEIYGLRNRIKKLTIGPFQMSFPLVAYPELESVQNAKMVNERIGSIGNELLRRFRIIFDYPNKQIYLSKNRNFDKFYYLNMSGLEIVHDGMKWEKQEIPVTLKRDDSKDVNFNNKVQFKFVLKPLFKIDMVRADSPAQLAGLRRDDKILAVNGRTASAYTLEDITNLMKSEEGKEIIMKIERNGTKINFRFILRDPLPFVQN; encoded by the coding sequence ATGATGAATTTTTTGCTTGATACTGGAGTGAAAGAAACAATGGTATTTGGAAAGTCTTTAGGTGTTGTCGATAGTACCATATTTAAAAATAAGTTTCAGGGATTTGGAAGTAGTGGCGGGATAGATGGTATTCTAGCAATCAATAATCATTTGCGAATAGCAAAAAGAATGGAAGATATAGATCATCCTATTTTTATTTTAGATAATGAGCATATTGATATATCATCACGAATTGGTGTTGAGGTGAATGGGATATTGGGCAGTCGCTTCTTTTCAGACCATAGAATTGAATTTGACTTTTTGAAAAAGAGAATAACAGTATTTCCTAATAAAACTACCCCAAAGTCATGGTCAAATCTAAAGACATTAGCCATTGAGATTATTGGAAGCCGCCCATTTGTTAAAATTTCTGTACAGCAAGATAATCTGGAGATTAGTGGTAAGGCACTTATCGATATGGGAAATAGCGATGCAGTATTGTTATTGAAAAATAGATTGAAAGATTATGAAATTCGCCCCCCCTTTATCTCGGATTATATCGGTCAGGGATTTAATGGTGAAATCTATGGTTTGCGAAATCGCATAAAGAAATTGACCATAGGTCCATTCCAAATGTCATTTCCACTGGTGGCTTACCCAGAGTTGGAATCCGTTCAAAATGCAAAGATGGTAAATGAGAGAATTGGATCTATTGGCAATGAGTTGTTACGGCGGTTTAGAATTATTTTTGATTATCCCAATAAACAGATTTATCTAAGTAAGAATAGAAATTTTGATAAATTTTATTATTTGAATATGAGTGGTTTAGAAATTGTACACGATGGAATGAAATGGGAAAAGCAGGAAATACCAGTTACATTAAAGCGTGATGATAGTAAGGATGTTAATTTTAATAATAAAGTGCAGTTTAAGTTTGTTTTAAAACCTTTATTTAAAATCGATATGGTCAGGGCAGATTCTCCTGCTCAATTGGCAGGTTTAAGGAGAGATGATAAAATTTTAGCAGTTAATGGTAGAACAGCTTCTGCTTATACATTAGAAGATATCACAAATTTAATGAAATCGGAAGAAGGAAAAGAAATCATAATGAAGATTGAAAGAAACGGAACTAAGATAAATTTTCGCTTTATATTGCGAGATCCGCTACCTTTTGTACAGAATTGA